In one window of Plasmodium cynomolgi strain B DNA, chromosome 13, whole genome shotgun sequence DNA:
- a CDS encoding chromatin assembly factor 1 P55 subunit (putative) produces the protein MKKQGTHLNALNDINHQNEETKHNYVNSSVDNHKYWQYNTLLLYNVIMIYTCEWPSLFIEWVPNVCRSDDDVYNQDLILGTYTTEKNNYILILEVSLPSEELSHSNFYYEKINNYRHNSCNDTSKNFKMKNKIYHECEINKITCSPKNKDVIACFSADGNINILNLSNYRYEENETKNNSVVSFDYTLKGHLYQGWGIQWGVDNNLISSCADDSYLCIWDINASASCATSTANVAAPSVNCCWKDNNVLTVSDNGHIHIYDIRNKSVVNSIKATNCTLNSIDVNPHNKNIFATGGTNKEIDLWDIRFTNKSLHRIISHKETIIKLQWDKYQPGILSSSSSDKYIYFFDTNKIGIEQTYEDSQDGPPELIFIHGGHASNILDFSLNSSYSMMISSISEDNTLHIWQPSRQAYEDASDTYDDTEVE, from the exons atgaaaaagcagGGTACTCACCTGAACGCCCTAAATGACATTAACCACCAAAATGAGGAGACAAAGCACAACTACGTGAATTCCAGCGTGGACAATCACAAGTATTGGCAGTACAACACCCTCCTTCTTTACAATGTGATTATGATTTACACGTGTGAATGGCCCTCGCTCTTTATCGAGTGGGTGCCCAATGTGTGCAG GAGTGATGATGATGTTTACAACCAGGACCTCATCCTGGGTACCTACACCACGGAGAAAAACAACTACATATTGATTCTGGAG gtgaGCCTGCCGAGTGAAGAGTTGTCGCACTCGAACTTCTACTACGAAAAGATAAACAATTACCGACACAACTCCTGTAACGATACGagcaaaaatttcaaaatgaaaaacaaaatatatcacGAATGTGAAATCAACAAAATTACATGTAGTCCAAAAAACAAAGATGTGATTGCCTGCTTCTCCGCCGATggaaatataaacatattaaaCTTAAGTAACTACAGATATGAAGAGAATGAGACGAAAAATAATTCCGTTGTTTCTTTTGATTACACACTGAAGGGTCACCTCTACCAGGGTTGGGGTATTCAATGGGGTGtggataataatttaatttcttcctgTGCTGATGATTcgtatttatgtatatggGACATAAATGCAAGTGCTTCCTGCGCGACGAGCACCGCGAATGTGGCTGCTCCGTCGGTTA ATTGCTGCTGGAAAGACAATAATGTACTGACCGTATCGGATAATggacatatacatatttacgACATTAGAAATAAAAGTGTAGTGAATTCGATCAAAGCTACCAACTGCACTTTAAACTCCATCGATGTGAATccacataataaaaatatattcgcGACAGGGGGTACGAATAAAGAAATTGATTTATGGGACATTCGATTCACTAATAAATCGCTTCATAGAATCATATCACACAAGGAAACGATTATAAAGCTACAGTGGGATAAATATCAACCCGGTATTTTATCTTCCTCCTCTAGTgataaatacatttatttttttgatacgAACAAAATTGGCATTGAGCAGACATATGAGGACTCGCAGGACGGCCCCCCTGAACTTATTTTCATTCACGGTGGCCACGCCTCTAACATCTTGGACTTCTCCCTCAACTCGTCCTACTCCATG ATGATCTCCTCCATCAGCGAAGACAACACGTTGCATATATGGCAGCCCTCTAGACAGGCCTACGAGGATGCCTCGGACACATACGACGATACCGAAGTGGAATAG
- a CDS encoding hypothetical protein (putative) produces MGQNNSKRIISLLEKAKDKKWKDVDLYGELSSLGRNLHSQEDFSLCKRVIDDEKCARIFFSFLMNTLRKLILKGGSTGCLDDCKACVNICLMLLPVLQYNCHKKEIFDLLWRENRVECPLLPTYACTSNVLIFHLYSFFLLALFTEGICIRGGGNDTTTVADRAKGADDADDLEDAHQPKEITSLSVNTVDVRKLWLHKFCIHQRVKYVRSGQGELGSKKCEHGGEHGGEHGGEHGGEHGGEHGGEHGGEHGGEHVNGKEEGSPPLTASKDEGDNVRGFDDGRHAKLDPKHSNVSDSGNASTTSPGEENPSYEISNGENCLKCHKADEITTTHLKKNPISVDVTTTHSNDVNLELIKNRSAILKCLLILLSSYVYLDEGKYLKEKNLFLFLFTSGEVYYTANFFFSLLTVIYDNEFNYFNFYFYDNSYLEFYNLCIHILNLLVDFNPFVLEDDKRVHYVSDAARYFYSVAHGGEEAHIGEAHIGREHIGREHRGEHRGEHRGEHRGEHRGEHRGEHRGEHRAEHRAEAHIGEHIGEVHGGDDPLRSSSSTHSLNQSGKEPIKWDDTLKRKFYLNEINREGKNTNEDYYYDYLKKQKESKKLRSNNVYLEMLRKLDINDISYIYKGALNILISYKLYYEHYEEQVLFLHNYLCLLWHLMDNNRLFIRHMKDHNSSLFLFYILYILVCFNHHRKREMQALADLRKREKAAAATSSTVSIAVGSTVSTTTDTAADTTTKMASPASASNPANPANPANTNSHDEQPRVYHNGSFNQSGKCDEFNVRKIDGLIYICLFIILKMSSNATICKNLNQKYDQKIKVKFPLRNVYQFDSYVDFLVYALCMLINDNIFFLKFERIIDMSITILTNVSVYIKSMNTYSCESIINILKKILKRNGSSHPNIITIHFFLCWIL; encoded by the exons ATGGGCCAAAATAACAGCAAAAGGATCATTTCCCTGTTGGAGAAGGcgaaggacaaaaaatggaaagacgTCGACTTGTACGGAGAATTGTCATCCTTGGGTAGGAACCTACACAGCCAGGAGGACTTCTCTTTATGCAAAAGGGTCATAGACGATGAAAAGTGTGCccgaatttttttcagttttttgaTGAACACGTTGCGCAAGTTGATACTGAAGG GAGGTTCCACGGGATGCCTAGATGATTGCAAAGCATGTGTGAACATATGCCTTATGCTGCTCCCAGTCCTACAGTATAACTgccacaaaaaggaaattttcgaCTTACTGTGGAGAGAAAATCGTGTAGAATGCCCCCTCCTACCCACCTATGCATGCACGAGCAATGTGCTGATTTTCCACCTGTACagctttttccttctcgccTTGTTCACGGAAGGTATATGCATTCGGGGAGGAGGAAACGACACAACGACCGTCGCAGACCGTGCGAAGGGTGCTGACGATGCGGACGACCTGGAGGATGCCCACCAACCGAAGGAGATTACCTCCCTGTCTGTAAACACAGTGGATGTAAGAAAACTATGGTTGCACAAGTTTTGCATTCATCAGAGGGTCAAATATGTGAGGAGTGGACAAGGAGAGCTAGGAAGCAAAAAGTGTGAGCATGGAGGTGAGCATGGAGGTGAGCATGGTGGTGAGCATGGTGGTGAGCATGGTGGTGAGCATGGTGGTGAGCATGGTGGTGAGCATGGTGGTGAGCATGTAAATGGCAAAGAAGAAGGGAGCCCCCCACTGACTGCAAGCAAAGACGAAGGTGATAACGTCAGAGGCTTCGACGATGGAAGGCACGCCAAACTGGACCCCAAGCACTCAAACGTCAGCGACAGCGGGAATGCTAGTACCACCTCCCCTGGGGAGGAGAACCCAAGTTATGAAATATCGAATGGAGAAAATTGCCTAAAATGTCACAAGGCAGACGAAATAACCACGActcatttgaagaagaacccAATCAGTGTCGATGTAACAACCACACACAGTAACGATGTGAATCTcgaattaataaaaaacagaagCGCCATCTTAAAGTGCCTCCTAATCCTGTTAAGCTCGTATGTATATTTGGACGAAGGGAAGTAcctaaaagagaaaaatctttttctttttctctttacaAGTGGGGAGGTTTACTACactgcgaatttttttttttcccttttgacCGTCATATATGACAAcgaatttaattattttaatttttatttttatgataacaGCTATTTGGAGTTTTACAATTTGTGCATTCACATTTTGAACTTGCTGGTTGATTTTAATCCGTTCGTTTTGGAGGACGACAAGAGGGTGCACTACGTGAGTGACGCGGCCAGGTACTTCTACAGCGTCGCGcacgggggggaagaagcacacaTAGGAGAGGCACACATAGGAAGAGAACACATAGGAAGAGAACACAGAGGAGAACACAGAGGAGAACACAGAGGAGAACACAGAGGAGAACACAGAGGAGAACACAGAGGAGAACACAGAGGAGAACACAGAGCAGAACACAGAGCAGAAGCACACATAGGAGAACACATAGGGGAAGTACACGGCGGAGACGACCCCCTCCGAAGTAGCAGCAGCACCCACTCGCTAAACCAAAGCGGAAAGGAACCAATCAAGTGGGACGACACGCTG aagcgaaaattttacttaaacgaaattaatcgagaggggaaaaacacaaacgAGGACTATTACTACGATTActtaaaaaagcaaaaggagtCCAAAAAACTGCGCTCCAATAATGTGTACCTAGAAATGCTACGTAAGTTGGACATAAACGACATTTCGTACATTTACAAAGGAGCGTTAAACATACTCATAAGTTACAAGCTGTATTACGAACATTATGAGGAGCAGGTTTTGTTTCTTCACAATTATTTGTGCTTGCTGTGGCACTTGATGGATAACAATCGGCTGTTTATTAGGCACATGAAAGACCACAATAGCAGCTTGTTCCTCTTTTACATTCTGTACATACTGGTCTGCTTTAATCACCATCGGAAGCGAGAGATGCAGGCCCTGGCCGACCTGCGCAAACGGGAGAAGGCGGCCGCTGCAACCAGCAGCACGGTCAGCATCGCGGTCGGTAGCACCGTTAGCACCACCACCGACACAGCCGCTGACACCACCACTAAGATGGCCAGCCCTGCCAGCGCGTCCAACCCGGCCAACCCGGCCAACCCGGCCAACACAAACAGCCACGACGAGCAGCCGCGCGTGTACCACAACGGCAGCTTCAACCAGTCGGGCAAGTGCGACGAGTTCAACGTGCGCAAAATAGACGGCCTGATTTACATTTGCCTTTTCATAATCCTGAAGATGTCATCCAACGCGACCATTTGCAAAAACCTCAACCAAAAGTACGACCAGAAAATTAAGGTGAAGTTCCCGCTAAGAAACGTCTACCAGTTTGACTCCTACGTGGACTTCCTAGTGTACGCCTTATGCATGCTGATCAAtgacaacattttttttctaaagtTCGAGCGAATTATCGATATGTCCATTACCATCCTGACGAATGTCAGCGTCTACATCAAGTCCATGAACACCTATTCTTGCGAGagcataattaatattttaaaaaaaattttaaaaaggaatggcTCCTCTCATCCCAACATCATTActattcactttttcttaTGCTGGATTTTATAA
- a CDS encoding hypothetical protein (putative): MNKPRSEATDKMNENKKLDIIRSMLHTLLGDSEKERKEDDDVEEGEVAEGDNNPLQCDPRGDQRNVYNDTEKKKKEKNNLKKKYVEKSKQVISFYRNYMNKSEQKELEKYDNLYDIVLNNSFEHTERDNIDTYMYCNVFPMLKKTFDAFVVYVAKLNEHKNDESYKQVIKNFDPILLFSQYIIRLTDEDFSQSDQENSLFEEELSGCFSPGGDFHKKGTLELDRLIQNECFVINGEMSTSGTDLGRTTDGKKKDAELTQAEKEINDFYNNYDLVQEENKLKRTQKRRDILKSIYSKKNVLSADEIALYNSYYEERIKVRGKKVLAGRRDSSLSLNLAATNSFGNVAVAPNAFNITLDLEESRGGGSGDANGGGEELQVKQQGHPNVDPPCDDHPNGVNENLDELIKQLERRESSYFEKRIHFVLDKWVREEDGRRLIIKQKDKIRIIFDEFKKKNYTITDKDIIPLLFFIDKKLFLNYTLVHQYNFNSFHYIFYLHSSFYCSDTNSITFEEVWNFLVSNLPLNFHLYKEDILIGLEKFYRKKKWSEIFSSPLLL; this comes from the exons atgaacaagccAAGGAGCGAGGCAACGGATAA GAtgaacgaaaataaaaagttggaTATCATTCGGAGCATGCTGCACACCCTACTGGGGGACTCGgagaaagaaaggaaagaggACGATGATgtggaggagggagaagtaGCAGAAGGAGATAATAATCCACTGCAGTGCGACCCGCGAGGTGACCAGCGCAACGTATATAATGAcacagagaagaaaaaaaaggaaaaaaacaatttgaagaaaaagtatgTAGAAAAATCCAAACAAGTTATATCTTTTTACAGAAATTACATGAACAAGTCAGAACAAAAAGAGCTGGAAAAGTATGACAATCTTTACGACATcgttttaaataattccttCGAACATACAGAAAGGGACAACATAGACACATACATGTATTGTAACGTCTTCCCGATGTTAAAGAAAACTTTTGACGCGTTTGTTGTTTATGTAGCCAAAttaaatgaacataaaaatgatgaaagtTACAAAcaggtgataaaaaatttcgaccCAATTTTATTGTTCTCTCAATATATTATACGCTTGACGGATGAAGACTTTTCCCAAAGTGATCAGGAGAACAGCTTGTTTGAAGAAGAACTCAGTGGATGTTTCTCTCCAGGGGGAGATTTCCATAAGAAGGGGACTCTTGAATTGGACAGACTTATCCAAAACGAATGCTTCGTTATCAATGGTGAGATGTCGACCAGTGGAACTGACCTGGGTCGTACTActgatgggaaaaaaaaagacgcagAACTGACACAAgctgaaaaagaaattaacgaTTTTTACAACAACTATGACCTAGTccaggaagaaaataaactgaaaaggacgcaaaaaagaagggatATTTTGAAATCTATTTATAGCAAGAAAAACGTTTTGTCAGCCGATGAGATAGCCTTATATAATTCGTACTATGAGGAGCGTATAAAAGTGAGGGGTAAGAAGGTGTTAGCTGGTAGGCGCGATTCATCACTTAGCCTGAACTTGGCTGCGACCAACTCGTTTGGAAATGTCGCTGTGGCTCCTAATGCGTTTAACATAACACTCGATTTGGAGGAGTCgcgtggggggggaagtggcgATGCAAATGGGGGTGGAGAAGAACTCCAGGTTAAGCAGCAGGGGCACCCCAACGTGGATCCCCCTTGCGATGACCACCCAAATGGAGTAAACGAAAATCTGGATGAGCTAATCAAACAACTGGAACGAAGAGAAAGCTCCTACTTCGAAAAGAGGATCCACTTTGTGTTAGACAAATGGGTGCGAGAAGAAGATGGACGCAGACTCATAATCAagcaaaaggataaaataagaATCATATTCGATGAAttcaagaagaaaaattacaccATCACAGATAAGGATATCATTCCGTTGCTATTCTTCAtagacaaaaaattattcttaaATTATACCCTTGTACATCAATACAATTTTAACAGTTTccattacatattttatttgcattcttctttttattgttCCGATACGAATAGCATCACGTTTGAAGAAGTCTGGAATTTTCTCGTTTCTAATTTACCTCTAAATTTCCATTTGTATAAGGAGGATATTTTAATTGGACTGGAGAaattttacagaaaaaaaaaatggtccgAAATTTTCAGTTCACCATTACTTTTGTGA